Within Kutzneria chonburiensis, the genomic segment CGAGCTGCGCGTTGGTGCTCATCCCGCGACAGCGGCCGAGCGCGCTGCCATCGATGCCGACCCCTTGGCGGCCAAGGCAATGAGCACAGTTGCCAACACAGCACGGCTGGGCGGTGACGTCGATCGGGCGTTGGTTCGCAGCGCTACGGCCGAGCCGTCGCTGGCCGTCGTGCTCAGCCAGGTTGGCCGTGCGTGGCGGCTCGCCACCAGACATGGGCTGCCGCTGGCCGAGGTGCTCGATTCCGTGCGCCGGGATCTCGATCAACGATTGCAGTTCGGCCGGCAGGTCCACGCCCGGATGGCCGGCCCGAGAGTCAGCGCGGCGGTGCTGGCGGCGTTGCCCGAGCTCGGCGTACTGCTCGGCGAGGCCGTCGATGCCCGGCCGTTGCACGTGCTCGCCGATACGGTCGTCGGACAGGTGCTGCTCGTCGTCGGTGCCCTGCTCATCTGCGCCGGCGTGGTGTGGAGTGCCAAGCTGACCGACCACGTGGTGATGCCATGACCACGCCCATGCTCGGGTACGCGGCGTCG encodes:
- a CDS encoding type II secretion system F family protein, whose amino-acid sequence is MPRPTTGVLAVVGAALGWCLLGPGGAVANAVLCTTCWRRWHSRRGLRQRTQAAEGMVGALGAMVAELRVGAHPATAAERAAIDADPLAAKAMSTVANTARLGGDVDRALVRSATAEPSLAVVLSQVGRAWRLATRHGLPLAEVLDSVRRDLDQRLQFGRQVHARMAGPRVSAAVLAALPELGVLLGEAVDARPLHVLADTVVGQVLLVVGALLICAGVVWSAKLTDHVVMP